In Hippoglossus stenolepis isolate QCI-W04-F060 chromosome 20, HSTE1.2, whole genome shotgun sequence, the following are encoded in one genomic region:
- the atp6v1d gene encoding V-type proton ATPase subunit D, with translation MSGKDRLDVFPSRMVQTIMKARLKGAQTGRNLLKKKADALSMRFRQILRKIIETKTKMGEVMREAAFSLAEAKFAAGDFSTTVIQNVNKAQVKVRAKRDNVAGVTLPVFEHYQEGGDSYELTGLARGGEQVSRLKRNYARAVELLVELASLQTSFVTLDEAIKITNRRVNAIEHVIIPRIERTLTYIITELDEREREEFYRLKKIQEKKKQLRERTELEIAARLAKLGPIAEPSNMLMEEMDEDMLFE, from the exons ATGTCCGGAAAGGACAGGCTCGACGTTTTCCCCTCCAGGAT GGTTCAGACCATCATGAAAGCTCGGCTGAAAGGGGCGCAGACCGGCCGCAACCTGCTCAAGAAGAAGGCCGACGCCCTCTCCATGCGCTTCCGTCAGATCCTTCGCAAGATTATTGAG ACCAAGACCAAGATGGGGGAGGTGATGAGAGAGGCGGCCTTTTCTTTGGCTGAAGCCAAATTTGCAGCTGGAGACTTCAG CACAACTGTAATCCAGAACGTCAACAAAGCCCAAGTGAAAGTCCGAGCCAAGAGAGACAACGTGGCAG GTGTCACCCTGCCGGTGTTTGAGCACTACCAGGAAGGCGGCGACA GTTATGAACTGACCGGTCTggccagaggaggagagcaggtcTCCAGGTTGAAGAGGAACTATGCCAGAGCCGTGGAGCTGCTGGTAGAGCTGGCCTCCTTACAG ACATCCTTTGTCACTCTGGACGAAGCCATAAAAATCACCAACCGCCGTGTGAATGCTATCGAGCACG TGATTATCCCGAGGATTGAGCGCACCCTCACCTACATCATCACAGAGCtggatgagagagagcgagaggagttCTACAG GCTGAAAAAGAtccaagagaagaagaagcagctcaGGGAAAGGACCGAATTGGAGATCGCGGCGCGCCTGGCTAAGCTGGGTCCCATCGCGGAGCCCAGCAACatgctgatggaggagatggacgAGGACATGCTATTCGAGTGA
- the eif2s1b gene encoding eukaryotic translation initiation factor 2 subunit 1b, with the protein MPSLSCRFYQHRFPEVEDVVMVNVRSIAEMGAYVSLLEYNNIEGMILLSELSRRRIRSINKLIRIGRNECVVVIRVDKEKGYIDLSKRRVSPEEAIKCEDKFTKSKTVYSILRHVAEVLEYSKDEQLESFYQRTAWVFDEKYKRPGYGAYDVFKQAVSDPAILDCLDLTEEERAVLIDNINRRLTPQAVKIRADIEVACYGYEGIDAVKEALRAGLGCSTEAMPIKINLIAPPRYVMTTTTLERTEGLSVLNQAMAAIKEKIEEKRGVFNIQMEPKVVTDTDETELARQLERLERENAEVDGDDDAEEMEAKTED; encoded by the exons ATGCCGAGCCTCAGCTGTCGATTTTACCAGCACCGGTTCCCAGAGGTGGAGGATGTCGTGATGGTGAACGTGCGGTCCATCGCCGAGATGGGCGCCTACGTCAGCCTCCTGGAGTACAACAACATCGAGGGCATGATCCTCCTCAGCGAGCTGTCGCGTCGACGTATCCGCTCCATCAACAAGCTCATCCGCATCGGCCGCAACGAGTGCGTGGTCGTCATCCGAGTAGACAAAGAGAAGG GATACATTGATCTATCAAAAAGAAGAGTTTCACCAGAGGAGGCCATCAAGTGTGAAGATAAATTCACCAAATCTAAAACT GTGTACAGCATCCTGCGGCACGTGGCTGAGGTGCTGGAGTACAGCAAGGACGAGCAGCTAGAGAGCTTCTACCAGCGCACTGCCTGGGTCTTTGATGAGAAGTACAAGCGGCCAGGATACGGAGCTTATGATGTCTTCAAACAGGCTGTGTC AGATCCCGCCATCCTGGACTGTCTGGACctaacagaggaagagagggccGTGCTGATTGATAACATCAACAGGCGACTCACTCCGCAGGCTGTCAAAATCAGAGCAG ATATTGAAGTGGCGTGCTACGGGTACGAGGGCATCGATGCGGTGAAGGAGGCTCTGAGGGCCGGACTCGGCTGCTCCACGGAGGCCATGCCCATCAAG atTAACCTGATCGCTCCCCCTCGCTACGTGATGACAACGACAACTCTGGAGCGCACAGAGGGTCTGTCTGTCCTCAACCAGGCCATGGCTGCCATCAAGGAGAAGATCGAGGAGAAGAGAGGCGTCTTTAACATTCAGATGGAG CCCAAGGTGGTCACAGACACGGACGAGACAGAGCTCGCCCGGCAGCTGGAGAGGTTAGAACGGGAGAACGCCGAGGTGGACGGAGACGACGACGCCGAGGAGATGGAGGCCAAAACAGAGGACTAG
- the rbm25b gene encoding RNA-binding protein 25b isoform X1 — protein MSFPPHLNRALLPPPGIPPQYAGFPSGGPMIPVHMGIMTPTSAVMVTSMPVVSKPPVPRKDIAAMRAKEIDENSGPTTTVFVGNISEKASDMLIRQLLAKCGIVLSWKRVQGASGKLQAFGFCEYKEPESTLRSLRLLHDLLIGERNLLVKVDAKTKAQLDEWKAKKKTSNGIKKAEDGGDDDEEVLDEETKKKDQIVKGAIDGLMREYAAELNAPSQDEDSQRRKRKKEKKEEDDINTIDMEEDKRDLISREISKFRDTHKKLEEEKDKREKERLEFERDRKDREKERERERERRDREREKEREREQHRERERERDRDKDRDKDRDRRPRERERERDWERDRSRERSVDHNRARPSLTDRSLMIPEPSRDRDREKKRDQEDDEESYERRKLERKLRDKETAYQERLKNWELRERKKARDYAKETEREDERRREMMKEGKRLKEFLEDYDDDRDDPKYYRGSALQKRLRDREKEMEADERDRKREKEELEEIRQRLLSEGHPDPDAELRRMEEEEEERLRQPPIVQEPEPEVERERHRSSRDHRDRRGEQDRAEVRSRPTQSDDEVEEGEAQDYDNEEDNPDTKPCLKPKMRPITAAPSVSSASGNASPNTPGDESPCGIIIPHENSPPEALPQEEHRPKIGLSLKLGATGSPSQPNAGKRKKLPVDSVFDEEEADEQPRKRKLVPLDYDDDDKSLGVDGAGLSSIKGADNEEKRKNIKSLIEKIPTAKPELFSYPLDWTMVDTTLMERRVRPWINKKIIEYIGEEEATLVDFVCSKVMTHSMPQSILDDVAMVLDEEAEVFIVKMWRLLIYETEAKKIGLAK, from the exons ATGTCCTTCCCCCCTCATTTAAACCGGGCGCTGTTGCCACCTCCTGGGATTCCACCCCAGTATGCTGGCTTCCCCTCAG GAGGTCCAATGATCCCAGTTCACATGGGCATCATGACCCCCACCTCTGCAGTGATGGTGACTTCCATGCCAGTTGTCAGTAAGCCTCCAGTTCCTAGGAAGGATATTGCTGCTATGCGAGCCAAAGAAATTGATGAGAACAGTGGTCCCACCACCACTGTGTTTGTGGGGAACATTTCAGAGAAAGCTTCAGACATGCTGATCAGACAGCTGCTTGCG AAATGTGGAATTGTTCTGAGCTGGAAGAGAGTTCAAGGAGCCTCTGGCAAGCTTCAAG CATTTGGGTTTTGCGAGTACAAGGAGCCAGAGTCTACGTTGCGTTCCCTGAGGCTGCTTCATGACCTGCTGATTGGAGAAAGAAACCTCTTGGTGAAGGTGGATGCCAAGACAAAAGCTCAGCTAGACGAGTGGAAGGCCAAGAAGAAAACTTCAAATGGG ATTAAAAAGGctgaagatggaggagatgatgatgaagaggttCTAGACGAGGAGACCAAGAAGAAGGATCAAATAGTTAAAGGTGCCATTGATGGCTTGATGCGGGAATACGCTGCCGAACTCAACGCACCTTCACAGGACGAGGACTCCCAGCGacgaaagagaaaaaaagagaaaaaagaagag GATGACATTAACACAATTGATATGGAGGAGGACAAGAGAGACCTGATTTCCAGAGAGATTAGTAAATTCCGTGACACTCACAAG AAactggaagaggagaaggacaaGAGGGAGAAGGAGCGGCTGGAGTTCGAGCGGGATAGGAAGGATCGGGAAAAAGAGCGAGAGCGGGAAAGAGAGCGGCGCGACCGCGAGAGGGAGAAGGAacgggagagagagcagcataGGGAAAGGGAGCGAGAACGGGACCGAGACAAAGACCGAGACAAAGACCGCGACCGCaggcccagagagagagagcgggagagggactgggagagagacagaagccgTGAGAGGAGCGTCGACCACAACAGAGCCAG ACCAAGCTTGACTGACCGTTCCCTGATGATTCC GGAGCCGAGTCGAGAccgagacagagaaaagaagcgAGACCAAGAGGATGACGAGGAGTCGTATGAGCGcaggaagctggagaggaaactCCGAGACAAAGAAACGGCCTATCAGGAG CGTCTAAAAAACTGGGAGctcagggagaggaagaaggctCGGGATTATGCCAAGGAGACCGAAAGGGAAGATGAGCGTCGACGAGAGATG ATGAAAGAGGGGAAAAGGTTGAAAGAGTTTCTTGAAGACTATGATGACGACCGAGATGATCCGAAGTACTACAG GGGCAGTGCACTGCAGAAGCGTCTCAGAGACCgagagaaggagatggaggCGGACGAGCGtgacaggaagagggagaaggaggagctggaggaaatcAGACAGAGGCTGTTGAGCGAGGGACATCCAGACCCAGACGCAGAGCTACGCAGG atggaagaggaagaggaggagcgtCTGAGACAACCTCCCATCGTCCAAGAGCCGGAGCCCGAAGTGGAACGGGAGCGCCACAGGAGTTCAAGAGACCACCGGGACCGCCGCGGGGAACAGGATAGGGCAGAAGTCCGCTCCCGGCCCACCCAATCAGATGACGAGGTAGAGGAGGGTGAGGCGCAAGACTATGACAACGAGGAAGATAACCCTGACACTAAACCGTGCCTGAAGCCCAAGATGCGGCCCATCACAGCGGCGCCGTCCGTGTCATCGGCAAGTGGCAACGCGTCCCCAAACACGCCCGGGGACGAGTCGCCCTGCGGCATCATCATCCCCCACGAGAACTCGCCCCCTGAGGCGCTGCCGCAGGAGGAACACCGGCCGAAGATCGGCCTCAGCCTCAAACTAG GTGCCACAGGAAGCCCCAGTCAACCCAACGCAGGTAAAAGGAAGAAGCTGCCCGTGGACAGCGTCTTCGACGAGGAGGAGGCCGACGAGCAGCCCCGCAAGAGGAAACTGGTGCCGCTGGATTACGACGACGACGACAAGAGCCTCGGGGTGGACGGGGCCGGGCTCTCCAGCATCAAGGGAGCCGACAACGAAGAGAAACGCAAAAACATCAAGAGCCTGATAGAAAAGATTCCCACAGCAAAGCCTGAGCTGTTCTCCTACCCACTGGACTGGACTATGGTTGATACG ACGTTAATGGAGCGACGTGTTCGGCCCTGGATCAATAAAAAGATCATCGAGTACatcggagaggaggaggcaacGTTAGTGGACTTTGTCTGCTCGAAG GTGATGACGCACAGCATGCCACAGAGTATCTTGGATGATGTTGCCATG gttCTCGATGAAGAAGCTGAAGTCTTCATCGTGAAGATGTGGCGGCTACTTATTTACGAAACTGAGGCCAAGAAGATTGGACTGGCGAAATAA
- the rbm25b gene encoding RNA-binding protein 25b isoform X2, protein MSFPPHLNRALLPPPGIPPQYAGFPSGGPMIPVHMGIMTPTSAVMVTSMPVVSKPPVPRKDIAAMRAKEIDENSGPTTTVFVGNISEKASDMLIRQLLAKCGIVLSWKRVQGASGKLQAFGFCEYKEPESTLRSLRLLHDLLIGERNLLVKVDAKTKAQLDEWKAKKKTSNGIKKAEDGGDDDEEVLDEETKKKDQIVKGAIDGLMREYAAELNAPSQDEDSQRRKRKKEKKEEDDINTIDMEEDKRDLISREISKFRDTHKKLEEEKDKREKERLEFERDRKDREKERERERERRDREREKEREREQHRERERERDRDKDRDKDRDRRPRERERERDWERDRSRERSVDHNRAREPSRDRDREKKRDQEDDEESYERRKLERKLRDKETAYQERLKNWELRERKKARDYAKETEREDERRREMMKEGKRLKEFLEDYDDDRDDPKYYRGSALQKRLRDREKEMEADERDRKREKEELEEIRQRLLSEGHPDPDAELRRMEEEEEERLRQPPIVQEPEPEVERERHRSSRDHRDRRGEQDRAEVRSRPTQSDDEVEEGEAQDYDNEEDNPDTKPCLKPKMRPITAAPSVSSASGNASPNTPGDESPCGIIIPHENSPPEALPQEEHRPKIGLSLKLGATGSPSQPNAGKRKKLPVDSVFDEEEADEQPRKRKLVPLDYDDDDKSLGVDGAGLSSIKGADNEEKRKNIKSLIEKIPTAKPELFSYPLDWTMVDTTLMERRVRPWINKKIIEYIGEEEATLVDFVCSKVMTHSMPQSILDDVAMVLDEEAEVFIVKMWRLLIYETEAKKIGLAK, encoded by the exons ATGTCCTTCCCCCCTCATTTAAACCGGGCGCTGTTGCCACCTCCTGGGATTCCACCCCAGTATGCTGGCTTCCCCTCAG GAGGTCCAATGATCCCAGTTCACATGGGCATCATGACCCCCACCTCTGCAGTGATGGTGACTTCCATGCCAGTTGTCAGTAAGCCTCCAGTTCCTAGGAAGGATATTGCTGCTATGCGAGCCAAAGAAATTGATGAGAACAGTGGTCCCACCACCACTGTGTTTGTGGGGAACATTTCAGAGAAAGCTTCAGACATGCTGATCAGACAGCTGCTTGCG AAATGTGGAATTGTTCTGAGCTGGAAGAGAGTTCAAGGAGCCTCTGGCAAGCTTCAAG CATTTGGGTTTTGCGAGTACAAGGAGCCAGAGTCTACGTTGCGTTCCCTGAGGCTGCTTCATGACCTGCTGATTGGAGAAAGAAACCTCTTGGTGAAGGTGGATGCCAAGACAAAAGCTCAGCTAGACGAGTGGAAGGCCAAGAAGAAAACTTCAAATGGG ATTAAAAAGGctgaagatggaggagatgatgatgaagaggttCTAGACGAGGAGACCAAGAAGAAGGATCAAATAGTTAAAGGTGCCATTGATGGCTTGATGCGGGAATACGCTGCCGAACTCAACGCACCTTCACAGGACGAGGACTCCCAGCGacgaaagagaaaaaaagagaaaaaagaagag GATGACATTAACACAATTGATATGGAGGAGGACAAGAGAGACCTGATTTCCAGAGAGATTAGTAAATTCCGTGACACTCACAAG AAactggaagaggagaaggacaaGAGGGAGAAGGAGCGGCTGGAGTTCGAGCGGGATAGGAAGGATCGGGAAAAAGAGCGAGAGCGGGAAAGAGAGCGGCGCGACCGCGAGAGGGAGAAGGAacgggagagagagcagcataGGGAAAGGGAGCGAGAACGGGACCGAGACAAAGACCGAGACAAAGACCGCGACCGCaggcccagagagagagagcgggagagggactgggagagagacagaagccgTGAGAGGAGCGTCGACCACAACAGAGCCAG GGAGCCGAGTCGAGAccgagacagagaaaagaagcgAGACCAAGAGGATGACGAGGAGTCGTATGAGCGcaggaagctggagaggaaactCCGAGACAAAGAAACGGCCTATCAGGAG CGTCTAAAAAACTGGGAGctcagggagaggaagaaggctCGGGATTATGCCAAGGAGACCGAAAGGGAAGATGAGCGTCGACGAGAGATG ATGAAAGAGGGGAAAAGGTTGAAAGAGTTTCTTGAAGACTATGATGACGACCGAGATGATCCGAAGTACTACAG GGGCAGTGCACTGCAGAAGCGTCTCAGAGACCgagagaaggagatggaggCGGACGAGCGtgacaggaagagggagaaggaggagctggaggaaatcAGACAGAGGCTGTTGAGCGAGGGACATCCAGACCCAGACGCAGAGCTACGCAGG atggaagaggaagaggaggagcgtCTGAGACAACCTCCCATCGTCCAAGAGCCGGAGCCCGAAGTGGAACGGGAGCGCCACAGGAGTTCAAGAGACCACCGGGACCGCCGCGGGGAACAGGATAGGGCAGAAGTCCGCTCCCGGCCCACCCAATCAGATGACGAGGTAGAGGAGGGTGAGGCGCAAGACTATGACAACGAGGAAGATAACCCTGACACTAAACCGTGCCTGAAGCCCAAGATGCGGCCCATCACAGCGGCGCCGTCCGTGTCATCGGCAAGTGGCAACGCGTCCCCAAACACGCCCGGGGACGAGTCGCCCTGCGGCATCATCATCCCCCACGAGAACTCGCCCCCTGAGGCGCTGCCGCAGGAGGAACACCGGCCGAAGATCGGCCTCAGCCTCAAACTAG GTGCCACAGGAAGCCCCAGTCAACCCAACGCAGGTAAAAGGAAGAAGCTGCCCGTGGACAGCGTCTTCGACGAGGAGGAGGCCGACGAGCAGCCCCGCAAGAGGAAACTGGTGCCGCTGGATTACGACGACGACGACAAGAGCCTCGGGGTGGACGGGGCCGGGCTCTCCAGCATCAAGGGAGCCGACAACGAAGAGAAACGCAAAAACATCAAGAGCCTGATAGAAAAGATTCCCACAGCAAAGCCTGAGCTGTTCTCCTACCCACTGGACTGGACTATGGTTGATACG ACGTTAATGGAGCGACGTGTTCGGCCCTGGATCAATAAAAAGATCATCGAGTACatcggagaggaggaggcaacGTTAGTGGACTTTGTCTGCTCGAAG GTGATGACGCACAGCATGCCACAGAGTATCTTGGATGATGTTGCCATG gttCTCGATGAAGAAGCTGAAGTCTTCATCGTGAAGATGTGGCGGCTACTTATTTACGAAACTGAGGCCAAGAAGATTGGACTGGCGAAATAA